The following nucleotide sequence is from Methanolinea sp..
CTGCTGGTCGAGTACTCCGGCCGGAACCTTGCGCTCTTTTCCCTCGCCACCGCGGTAAAAACCCTGGTGCTGGGAGCCCTCATCGTCGCAGTCTTTTTCCCATGGAACCTTTCCTCATTTGTGGCTATGCCGGCAGGAATTGCCCAGATCGCCGACCTGGCCTTCTTTCTCTTCAAGGTGATCCTGGTGATGTCCATTGCCGTGACTCTCGTGCGGGTGGGCATGGCCCGCTTCCGGATCAACCAGGTGGTCAGGGTGTACTGGATCACCTTCGCCCTAATCGGGCTGGCCGGGCTCCTGCTGCTGATGGCCGATTCTATCCTCGCGGGGGTGTTCTAGCATGGCGCTCCTCCCCATGTTCCCTGAGCTCTTGAAGCAGCTCTTCCGCACTCCTGCTACGAACAAGTTTCCGGCCAAGTACCTACCACCATCGGTCACCGCGTTCCTGGAGAAGGTCGGAGCCGGCCAGGCAACCCTGGTTCCCCCGGTGCCGACACCACCGAAGTTCCGGGGAAAGATAGAGTATCAGCGGGACGGGTGCATCGGATGCAACCTGTGCGTCAAGGTCTGCCCCTCCAACGCCATCCAGCTCATACAAGAAACGAAACGAATCCGCATCTGGGTGGACCAATGTATCTTCTGCGGTCAATGCACCGATGTCTGCCCCAAAGGCGGCCTTTATATGAGCGATATCTTCCTTCTCGCTACTGAAGACCGATATGATGAGAACCTGATTGTTGAGTAAGGTGGTTGATTCTTTTTCTGGAGACCGATTCTCGCCATATCGCTGAGGCAACATACCCATTTTCGGACCTGGCCCTCGCTGGGGAGGCCTGGTTCCATTTCTCTCATGCCAAAGGAGGCTTCCCGTGCATAATCTATCGTTGTTACAGAGGCCCTCTGAAGTCCTTACCGGTTTTTCAACACAGCAAGCCAACGGTGAGGGGGCAGAGCCCGGTAGCGTTGAAAATATACCGGGCGCGATCTTCCCCGGGTTCGTCCGTTCTGCCAGTCAAATTGTAATGAAAAAAAAAAGTCCAAAAAAGCATTACCCCCGGTATTTCTCAATCTTCTCCAGGTCCCCCCTCTCAAGGACCCGGATCAGTTTCTCGGCACCGACCCGTACCGCATCCGAGAGTGCCTGGTTCATCCCCGTCCTGCCGGGCTGGATGCCGATGAAGAGTGTCCGCTCCGCATCATGGGAGAGAAATTCGATCAGGATGTTGAGGGGAAGGGCATGAGTCCCGAAGGTCACTGCACCGATATCATCCGGTTGCACAATGCGAAACTCCCCCGGTGCAATCCCCATGTCCGCAGCATCAACAAGTACCAGAAGATCGGGGCGCTCTCGCCTGACCACACCCGTGAAGTTCTCCGGGATGGTGCCGCAATCGAGGGTAATCCACCCTGGAGCCCTGAACCGATCTGCCACGTAGTTGCCAGCGCCATCGTCACCGCGGAGGGGGTTTCCAATCCCGAGCAACATTCGTACCATGGACGATCTCCTGCACCCTAATATGGACGGTCCGCGTGAAAAAGGCCGCACAGCATGTGAATCCGGAAACTGTTCTGAAGGTTGGTGCAGAGGAACTATACCTAAACGGTTCTCGTCCCCCCCCTGGTGGTCTTCGGTACTCTTTCAGGTTGATGCACCACCCGTCCAGAACCTGTCTGCTCCGATCTTTCCGGTCCTGGGTTTCCGTCACATACAACGGTGGGAACGACGACCTGATTCTCCTTCATCCTGAAACCCGGACCATCACAGCCTTCGGAGATGAAAACCCAGGTCAGCATCAATGCAGGGTGCAACGATTACTTTGGTGGCTACCGGATTGAGGGTGATCTTTTCCCAGTTGGTTCCTTTATCTCCATGGTGAAGTAACGTCCCTGGCCCAAAAAAGTTTTGGGGCGGGAAATGGCGTTAAGGGGTTTATACAACTCCTCCAAAGTATCTCCCACCTGGTTGAACTGCCACGGATCCCACAATAAACTCCCGGGAGGGCTTACAACAAGGGACCATCGATAAGGTACTAAAAGAAGTTGCGGCGGCCTCCAGAGAAGCGGGCGGTCTTCCTTGGCCCTGCAGTCTCAATTCCCAGTGTATCTTTTCTGGCCGGCCAGGTGAAATTCCACAAGGCCCTCTCCGATCCCACACACCTGAACCTGCACCTCCTCTCACCACGGCCCCTCTGTATCTGCGCCATCAGGAACTGCCTGCGGCAGGCATTCATAGCATATGCATTCATAGCATATGCGTGGCTGGGCGAACGGTATTCTCGGCCTTATTTTGGCCGTATTTGGGTTGATCATGTTCAGCCCTACATCGCGACACTTGCCCTTCCGTTCGTGCTGGATATTCCTGGCATCGTGTTCGGCTTTGCCGCAATTGTGGGCTCCTTCATGATCCAATCAGCACAGAAATCGACCTGAAAACCTCTCCGATTTTTTTATTGCCGTTGTAATTCAGATCAGTACCATTCTTGAGTCCCGCCATGCAACCTTATTCGAGGTTTTCTTACCGATCCATGCATAGGTGATGGTATTGGAATGAATCCGTTGCTGATAGAGATCGGGAACTACGCAATCTGGTTCTTTGTGGTCACCAGCATTGCGGCCATGGGGCTGAACCTTACCGTGAAGGAAATTCTTGCCCCCTGGAAGAAGAAATGGCTCCTTTCTATCTCTCTTATCGTCAATTTCGTGGTAGTTCCGCTATTTGCCCTCCTTATCCTCACTTTCATTCACATCGATTCCCACCTCGCGACTGGCCTCATTATCGTAGCCGCAGCTGCAGGTGCTCCATCTCTGCCAAAGGCAATGGATATT
It contains:
- a CDS encoding 4Fe-4S binding protein, which translates into the protein MALLPMFPELLKQLFRTPATNKFPAKYLPPSVTAFLEKVGAGQATLVPPVPTPPKFRGKIEYQRDGCIGCNLCVKVCPSNAIQLIQETKRIRIWVDQCIFCGQCTDVCPKGGLYMSDIFLLATEDRYDENLIVE
- the hycI gene encoding hydrogenase maturation peptidase HycI is translated as MVRMLLGIGNPLRGDDGAGNYVADRFRAPGWITLDCGTIPENFTGVVRRERPDLLVLVDAADMGIAPGEFRIVQPDDIGAVTFGTHALPLNILIEFLSHDAERTLFIGIQPGRTGMNQALSDAVRVGAEKLIRVLERGDLEKIEKYRG
- a CDS encoding META domain-containing protein — its product is MKTQVSINAGCNDYFGGYRIEGDLFPVGSFISMVK